Proteins from a single region of Pungitius pungitius chromosome 4, fPunPun2.1, whole genome shotgun sequence:
- the LOC119198262 gene encoding carbohydrate sulfotransferase 8-like isoform X2 gives MKLRSSPRQSRETLSTQERERGRLDGYQGQTEGVLSSLIPPMQFPHFEASKRMATPGSREQSRRTSSPVSREQDMTVVQVSKRQRKLLKTSPRIHHATNGNSSLSSSTNSSSTSFSLASGFFTPDKWKKLAEVQIARRQLMKEMCAKYKSSISRTITAHHVRNLFVEDKYKLLYCQVPKAGCSNWKRTLIVLAGLAPNAQSIKHDTAHGGRYLRELNTFDRKGIMHRLETYTKFMFVREPLERMVSAYRDKLENPNDYYHNLFGKPIISKYRANPSPEALNTGNGVTFKEFVQYLLDVHRPVGMDIHWDQTNQLCNPCLIDYNFIGKFENMAEESNFLLRLAGAPPNVTLPSFKDRNPADKRTSTDITQKYFSQVSALERQRMYDFYYTDYLMFNYTKPFKDLY, from the exons ATGAAGCTCAGAAGCAGTCCACGGCAGTCCAGAGAG ACTCTTTCTacgcaggagagagagaggggcaggtTGGACGGTTATCAGGGCCAAACCGAGGGCGTCTTGTCCAGTCTGATCCCTCCGATGCAGTTCCCGCACTTTGAGGCGAGCAAACGGATGGCGACCCCTGGGTCCCGGGAACAGAGCAGGCGAACGTCCTCCCCCGTCTCCAGGGAGCAGGACATGACCGTTGTCCAGGTCTCCAAAAGACAACGCAAACTGCTCAAAACAAGTCCTCGGATCCACCACGCGACCAACGGAAATTCCTCTTTGTCTTCATCCACCAACTCCTCCTCGACTTCCTTCAGTCTGGCCTCTGGCTTCTTCACCCCCGACAAGTGGAAAAAGCTTGCTGAAGTCCAGATAGCACGGCGGCAACTGATGAAGGAGATGTGCGCCAAGTACAAAAGCAGCATCTCCAGGACCATCACGGCTCATCACGTAAGAAACCTCTTCGTGGAGGACAAGTACAAGCTGCTGTACTGCCAGGTGCCCAAGGCGGGTTGCTCCAACTGGAAGAGGACCCTGATAGTGCTGGCAGGCCTGGCCCCCAACGCTCAGAGCATTAAACACGACACGGCCCACGGGGGGCGCTACCTCAGGGAGCTAAACACCTTCGACCGGAAGGGGATCATGCACCGCCTGGAGACCTACACCAAATTCATGTTTGTCCGCGAGCCCTTGGAGAGAATGGTGTCGGCCTACAGGGACAAGTTGGAGAATCCCAACGACTACTACCACAACCTGTTCGGGAAGCCCATCATCTCCAAGTACAGAGCCAACCCGTCCCCGGAGGCCCTCAATACAGGCAACGGCGTCACGTTCAAGGAGTTTGTCCAGTACCTGCTGGACGTCCACCGGCCCGTGGGAATGGACATCCACTGGGACCAGACCAACCAGCTGTGCAATCCCTGTCTCATAGACTACAATTTCATCGGAAAGTTTGAGAACATGGCGGAGGAGTCCAACTTCCTACTGCGGTTGGCCGGAGCGCCGCCCAACGTCACGCTGCCTAGTTTTAAGGACAGGAACCCGGCAGACAAGAGGACCTCCACGGACATCACACAAAAGTACTTTTCGCAGGTGAGCGCGCTGGAGAGACAGCGGATGTATGATTTCTACTACACGGACTACCTGATGTTCAACTACACCAAGCCTTTCAAGGATTTATACTAA